A single region of the Verrucomicrobiia bacterium genome encodes:
- the ilvE gene encoding branched-chain-amino-acid transaminase, with amino-acid sequence MKIYLDGKYVAEKDAKVSVFDHGLLYGDGIFEGIRAYNGRVFRLKEHIDRLFCSAKALLLTIPLSHAEMMKAVVETCRRNKLRDCYIRLVVTRGVGTLGLNPNRCKNPSVIIIADKIQLYPESFYKRGLDIITVATTRNLHSALNPAIKSLNYLNNILAKIEANNGGVEEAIMLNAEGYVAECTGDNIFILNGNTLSTPPLSAGALYGITRKAVMDLAVEAGLTVNEPNLTRYDMFNAEECFLTGTGAEVISVVKIDGRVIGTGKPGPVTQKLIKAYHTLTNSSGEPI; translated from the coding sequence ATGAAAATATATCTCGACGGAAAATATGTGGCAGAGAAGGACGCCAAGGTGTCCGTGTTCGATCACGGCTTGCTTTATGGCGATGGAATCTTTGAAGGAATTCGCGCTTACAATGGCCGCGTCTTTCGTTTGAAAGAACACATTGACCGGCTTTTTTGCTCGGCCAAGGCACTGCTGCTCACCATTCCTCTCTCGCATGCCGAGATGATGAAAGCCGTCGTCGAGACCTGCCGCAGAAATAAATTGCGTGATTGCTATATCCGCCTCGTCGTGACACGCGGCGTGGGCACGCTCGGACTGAATCCCAACCGCTGCAAAAATCCGTCCGTCATCATCATCGCGGACAAAATCCAGCTTTATCCTGAATCGTTCTACAAACGCGGACTGGACATCATCACCGTGGCCACAACGCGCAACCTGCACAGCGCGCTCAATCCGGCGATCAAGTCGCTTAATTATCTCAACAACATCCTCGCGAAAATCGAGGCGAACAATGGCGGCGTCGAAGAAGCCATCATGCTCAACGCCGAGGGTTACGTCGCGGAATGCACTGGCGACAATATCTTCATCCTCAATGGCAATACTTTGTCCACCCCGCCGCTTTCGGCAGGCGCGCTTTACGGCATCACCCGCAAAGCGGTGATGGATCTCGCGGTCGAAGCTGGTTTGACCGTAAACGAGCCGAACCTGACGCGTTACGATATGTTCAATGCGGAAGAATGCTTCCTGACCGGCACCGGTGCGGAAGTGATTTCCGTGGTGAAAATTGATGGCCGCGTCATCGGCACCGGCAAGCCTGGTCCCGTGACTCAAAAGCTGATTAAGGCCTACCACACCTTGACTAATAGCTCCGGTGAGCCGATATAA
- the frr gene encoding ribosome recycling factor produces MALDDIILEAEEKMLKTEEVVQHEFSGVRTGKASPGLVENILVDVYGSQMRIRELAGITTPEPRMLLIQPWDAGSVSAIEKAIQKSNLGLNPMTDKKFIRIVLPELSQERRQEFIKIVKKMSEDGRVAIRHVRRDALEQLKKDGKAGGVTEDQVEAADKEVQKLTDQYIAKIDTHLAHKEKEIMTV; encoded by the coding sequence ATGGCACTCGACGACATCATATTGGAAGCGGAAGAAAAAATGCTCAAGACCGAGGAAGTAGTCCAGCACGAGTTCTCTGGCGTGCGCACCGGCAAGGCTTCGCCGGGGCTGGTCGAAAATATTTTGGTGGACGTTTACGGTTCGCAGATGCGCATCCGCGAACTCGCTGGCATCACCACGCCCGAGCCGCGCATGCTGCTCATCCAGCCGTGGGACGCCGGTTCAGTCAGCGCCATTGAGAAGGCGATTCAAAAAAGCAATCTGGGCCTCAATCCGATGACGGACAAAAAATTCATCCGCATCGTTTTGCCGGAATTGAGTCAGGAACGCCGTCAGGAATTTATCAAAATCGTAAAAAAAATGTCCGAGGATGGGCGCGTGGCCATCCGCCATGTCCGTCGCGATGCCCTCGAGCAACTAAAAAAAGATGGCAAAGCGGGTGGTGTGACTGAAGATCAAGTGGAAGCGGCGGACAAGGAAGTTCAAAAGCTGACGGATCAATATATCGCGAAAATTGACACGCATCTCGCCCACAAGGAAAAAGAAATTATGACGGTGTGA
- a CDS encoding septum formation initiator family protein yields the protein MKVDLGIWGKLTWVVTILALAGGLALVVGWYLPLINENERMRHEIFKLTAQTQQEDEVGRKLRAAIDALQHDPKTVERLTRERLGYAKPGETVIRFDQTTTNGATH from the coding sequence ATGAAAGTTGACCTCGGCATTTGGGGCAAGCTGACCTGGGTGGTAACGATACTCGCGCTGGCGGGCGGACTCGCGCTCGTGGTCGGCTGGTATCTACCGCTGATCAACGAGAACGAGCGCATGCGCCACGAGATCTTCAAGCTTACGGCCCAAACGCAGCAGGAAGACGAAGTCGGCCGGAAATTGCGCGCGGCGATTGATGCCTTGCAGCATGACCCGAAAACCGTTGAACGTCTTACCCGCGAAAGACTCGGCTACGCCAAGCCCGGCGAAACGGTCATTCGCTTCGATCAAACGACCACCAACGGCGCCACGCATTGA
- a CDS encoding Yip1 family protein, with the protein MIKAIQLIFEPVSTWAKIGLDRKSIFQIFSFFLTPLIVLSVAAEVAGIFYLNKYRNPNGLLTIPRTRLFEYIGAEFFGSFLMVFVAALVLRSLARSFHPRHTYAQCFTLAAYAYSPLFLVRMLDAIPPINPWATFALGILLTVATVYYGVPAALQPDPPNAFGIYLMSALLIAGIAGIFRLLTLLLLAGKLKILNADALYNY; encoded by the coding sequence ATGATTAAAGCCATACAACTTATTTTTGAGCCCGTCTCCACCTGGGCCAAAATCGGCCTCGACCGCAAATCCATTTTCCAGATATTCAGCTTTTTTTTAACGCCCCTGATCGTCCTGTCCGTGGCCGCCGAAGTGGCCGGTATTTTTTATCTCAACAAATATCGTAATCCGAATGGATTGCTCACCATTCCGCGCACCCGCCTTTTTGAATACATCGGGGCGGAATTCTTTGGCAGTTTTCTGATGGTGTTTGTAGCGGCATTGGTATTGAGGTCGCTGGCGCGTTCCTTTCATCCGCGCCATACCTACGCGCAGTGTTTCACGCTTGCGGCTTACGCCTACAGCCCGCTTTTTCTGGTGCGCATGTTGGACGCAATTCCCCCGATCAATCCTTGGGCCACGTTTGCCCTGGGAATTCTCCTGACGGTTGCCACCGTATATTATGGCGTGCCCGCCGCGCTCCAACCCGACCCGCCAAACGCCTTCGGTATTTATCTGATGAGCGCGTTATTGATCGCGGGTATCGCCGGAATATTTCGTTTGCTGACGCTGCTGTTGCTTGCAGGCAAGTTGAAAATTCTCAACGCCGACGCGCTTTATAACTACTAG
- the murQ gene encoding N-acetylmuramic acid 6-phosphate etherase, translating to MSSSNQTTGPLFLGIEGGGSHTVAILADAKQNLIKRFEAGPANVRLLSDAQLFELFKSIAAALPQPAAVGIGMAGARVESDWVRIRLAAARVWPEIPCHATNDLETALAAGENKKSPATRVLVLSGTGSCCYGRNGDRTARSGGWGHILGDKGSGYEIGLRGLKAVVYYYDRDGKWPKLGERLLHRLELNEPNDLIGWVQSAEKSEIAALAVQVFDAWDQGDKIAADILSGAKSSLARDAVTCAKKLTGEKNPAQFILAGSVLLKQPKFTRMLATEIKKAWPGAIVSPLERESAWGAVVLAEKIWENDVQKVSSPPQRKIKPSLKSGVPEMPLSQLVKLSPTEQRNPRSLKLDVLPISDAVELMLSEDEKIPAAIRVESKKIARAVEYITAAFKRGGRLFYIGAGTSGRLGVLDASECPPTFRTPPELVQGIIAGGQGALWRAVEGAEDDPVAGARAIEFRGVTKKDVVVGIAASGRTPYVWGALGEAKKRGAKTILVAFNPFVTISKAAQPTLMITPNVGPEILTGSTRLKSGTATKLVLNIFTTLAMVRTGKVISNLMVDLNPSNIKLQDRAARIVRELRGVDYAVAEEALRNTRWVIKDACAWLDRRASSYKARRR from the coding sequence ATGAGTAGCTCGAATCAAACGACCGGCCCATTATTTCTCGGCATCGAAGGCGGCGGCAGCCATACGGTCGCCATTCTGGCGGACGCGAAACAGAACCTCATCAAACGCTTTGAAGCGGGCCCGGCGAATGTGCGTTTGTTAAGCGACGCGCAATTATTTGAGTTATTCAAATCCATCGCCGCGGCTTTGCCACAACCGGCGGCGGTCGGCATCGGCATGGCGGGGGCGCGGGTCGAATCCGATTGGGTGCGAATCCGTTTGGCCGCGGCGCGCGTGTGGCCGGAAATTCCCTGCCACGCCACGAATGATTTGGAAACGGCGCTCGCCGCCGGAGAAAATAAAAAATCTCCCGCGACCCGTGTGCTTGTGTTGAGCGGCACGGGTTCCTGTTGTTATGGCCGCAACGGTGATCGAACGGCCAGGAGCGGCGGCTGGGGCCACATTCTCGGCGATAAAGGCAGCGGTTATGAAATAGGCCTGCGCGGTTTGAAAGCCGTCGTCTATTATTATGATCGCGATGGCAAATGGCCGAAGCTCGGAGAACGGCTATTGCACCGGTTGGAACTCAACGAACCTAACGATCTTATCGGCTGGGTGCAGAGCGCGGAAAAATCGGAGATCGCGGCCCTCGCGGTGCAGGTTTTTGACGCGTGGGATCAAGGCGATAAAATCGCCGCGGATATTTTGTCCGGCGCGAAGTCGAGCCTTGCGCGCGACGCCGTCACCTGCGCGAAAAAATTGACGGGCGAAAAAAACCCGGCGCAATTTATTTTGGCTGGCAGCGTTTTGCTCAAGCAACCGAAGTTCACGCGCATGCTGGCGACTGAAATAAAAAAAGCGTGGCCTGGCGCAATCGTTTCGCCGCTTGAACGCGAAAGTGCCTGGGGCGCGGTCGTGTTGGCAGAGAAAATTTGGGAAAATGACGTGCAAAAAGTATCTTCCCCGCCTCAACGCAAAATAAAACCATCATTGAAATCGGGAGTTCCCGAAATGCCGCTTTCGCAACTGGTCAAACTCTCGCCCACGGAACAGCGCAATCCTCGTTCACTGAAACTGGACGTGTTGCCAATTTCCGATGCCGTCGAATTGATGCTTTCCGAGGATGAAAAAATTCCCGCGGCCATCCGCGTTGAGAGCAAAAAAATTGCGCGCGCGGTGGAATATATCACGGCCGCGTTCAAGCGGGGCGGGCGGCTTTTTTACATCGGCGCGGGCACGAGCGGGCGGCTTGGTGTGCTGGATGCGAGCGAATGCCCACCGACATTTCGCACACCGCCGGAGTTGGTGCAGGGAATCATCGCGGGCGGCCAGGGCGCGTTGTGGCGCGCGGTGGAAGGCGCAGAAGACGACCCGGTGGCGGGCGCACGCGCGATCGAGTTTCGCGGCGTCACCAAAAAAGACGTGGTAGTGGGAATCGCCGCGAGCGGACGAACGCCTTATGTATGGGGCGCGCTTGGCGAAGCCAAAAAGCGCGGCGCAAAAACAATTTTGGTGGCGTTCAACCCGTTCGTGACTATTTCAAAAGCCGCGCAGCCCACGCTGATGATCACGCCGAATGTCGGGCCGGAAATTTTGACCGGTTCCACGCGCTTGAAATCCGGCACAGCGACCAAGCTCGTGCTGAATATTTTCACGACGCTCGCCATGGTGCGCACGGGCAAAGTAATCAGCAATCTGATGGTGGACCTCAATCCCTCGAACATCAAATTGCAGGATCGCGCGGCACGGATCGTGCGGGAATTGCGCGGCGTGGATTACGCGGTCGCTGAGGAGGCATTGCGCAATACGCGCTGGGTGATTAAAGACGCCTGCGCGTGGCTCGACCGGCGCGCTAGTAGTTATAAAGCGCGTCGGCGTTGA
- the mnmE gene encoding tRNA uridine-5-carboxymethylaminomethyl(34) synthesis GTPase MnmE — MLDDTIAAIATPLGEGGLAVIRLSGKHALAIADKSFVALGKSAVAPSAAPTHTLHYGKVVRHGRDVDEAMLAVMRAPRTLTREDVVEITCHGGLLPARSVLDTVLENGARLAEPGEFTRRAFLNGRIDLTQAEAVNDLISARTELALAAANEQLAGKLSQRINLLRDDLVKTLAHVEAHIDFPDEDIAPDTKGKLILRLEHGVKFMDELLRTANEGQILRRGIRAAIVGRPNAGKSSLLNQLLGHDRAIVSPIAGTTRDTIEETANIRGLPVIFVDTAGLREAGDELEAEGIRRSRESFARAEFILQVLDASEPLSAADEKYLAEFSGKPRILVRNKMDLPMRLVLPESVGGLPVVEVCCLTGKGIEALKDAIKELVWAGEIRAEMLQMMINSRHQEALTRARAGAQRTIDALRSDHTLELAAMDLRIATNAVGEIVGKTTTEDLLDSIFSQFCIGK; from the coding sequence ATGCTTGACGATACCATCGCCGCAATCGCAACGCCGCTGGGCGAGGGCGGCCTGGCGGTCATTCGCCTTTCAGGAAAGCACGCGCTCGCCATCGCCGATAAAAGTTTCGTCGCCTTGGGAAAATCCGCCGTCGCGCCGAGCGCCGCGCCCACGCACACCCTTCATTACGGCAAAGTCGTCCGCCACGGTCGCGATGTGGATGAGGCGATGCTCGCGGTGATGCGCGCGCCGCGCACGCTTACGCGCGAAGACGTGGTGGAGATCACCTGCCACGGCGGATTGCTTCCAGCGCGATCGGTGCTGGACACTGTTTTAGAAAACGGCGCGCGCCTCGCCGAACCCGGTGAATTCACGCGCCGCGCTTTTCTCAACGGGCGGATTGATCTCACGCAGGCGGAGGCGGTCAATGATTTAATTTCCGCACGCACGGAACTCGCGCTGGCCGCCGCGAATGAACAACTGGCCGGAAAACTATCGCAACGTATTAATCTATTGCGCGATGATTTGGTGAAGACGCTGGCGCACGTTGAAGCGCACATTGATTTTCCCGACGAAGACATTGCGCCCGACACCAAGGGAAAATTAATTTTACGCCTTGAGCATGGCGTGAAATTCATGGACGAACTTTTGCGCACGGCGAATGAAGGCCAGATTTTGCGCCGTGGCATTCGCGCGGCCATTGTTGGCCGGCCCAACGCGGGCAAGTCGAGTTTGTTAAATCAACTGCTTGGCCACGACCGCGCCATCGTTTCGCCGATTGCCGGGACGACGCGCGACACGATTGAGGAGACGGCGAATATTCGCGGACTGCCGGTGATTTTCGTGGACACGGCGGGCTTGCGCGAAGCGGGCGACGAGCTTGAGGCGGAAGGCATCCGGCGCAGCCGCGAATCGTTCGCACGCGCGGAATTTATTTTGCAGGTGTTGGACGCGTCGGAGCCATTGAGCGCCGCTGATGAAAAATATCTTGCCGAATTTTCCGGCAAGCCGCGCATTCTCGTGCGCAATAAAATGGATTTGCCGATGCGATTGGTTTTGCCGGAGAGTGTTGGCGGTTTGCCGGTCGTGGAGGTGTGTTGCCTCACGGGGAAGGGGATCGAGGCGTTGAAAGATGCGATTAAGGAATTAGTTTGGGCGGGCGAAATCCGCGCGGAGATGTTGCAGATGATGATCAACTCGCGGCATCAGGAAGCGTTAACGCGCGCGCGCGCCGGGGCACAGCGGACGATTGACGCGCTGCGGTCGGACCATACGCTTGAACTTGCGGCAATGGATCTGCGCATCGCGACGAATGCGGTGGGAGAAATCGTCGGCAAAACGACTACGGAAGATTTGCTTGATTCCATCTTCAGCCAGTTTTGTATTGGGAAATGA
- the hisG gene encoding ATP phosphoribosyltransferase — translation MKNKLRFGLPKGSLQDATIEKMAKAGFNIQVSSRSYVPYVDDEELEIRLIRAQEISRYVEHGYLDCGITGHDWIQENHSDVHEVGEFKFSKMTRQAARWVLAVPENSPIKSVKDLKGKRIATEVVNLTKRYLRKHGVKAEVEFSWGATEFKAHELVDAIVELTETGSSLRANKLRIVDTLLSSTPRLISNHEAWKNKWKRKKIETMAMLLRGALEAEVKVGLKMNIAEKNVAKLLQSLPSLRNPTVSNLSLKGWVAIETIIDEHVVRELIPLLKAAGAEGIIEYPLNKVVY, via the coding sequence ATGAAGAATAAATTACGCTTTGGGTTGCCCAAAGGCAGCTTGCAGGACGCCACGATCGAGAAGATGGCGAAGGCCGGATTTAATATCCAGGTCAGCAGCCGCTCGTACGTGCCGTATGTGGATGATGAGGAATTGGAAATCCGGCTGATTCGTGCGCAGGAAATCAGCCGCTATGTCGAGCACGGTTATTTGGATTGCGGCATCACCGGCCACGATTGGATTCAGGAAAATCATTCGGACGTCCATGAAGTCGGTGAATTTAAATTCAGCAAAATGACCCGCCAAGCCGCCCGCTGGGTGCTGGCGGTGCCGGAGAATTCGCCGATCAAGTCAGTGAAAGATTTGAAGGGCAAACGCATCGCGACCGAGGTCGTGAATCTCACCAAAAGATACCTGCGCAAGCATGGCGTGAAGGCCGAAGTGGAGTTTTCCTGGGGCGCGACGGAATTCAAGGCGCATGAGTTGGTGGACGCGATTGTTGAGTTGACGGAGACGGGTTCTTCGTTGCGCGCGAATAAGTTGCGCATTGTGGACACGCTGCTTTCCTCGACGCCGCGGCTCATTTCCAACCACGAAGCGTGGAAGAATAAATGGAAGCGCAAGAAGATTGAGACGATGGCGATGCTCCTGCGTGGGGCGTTGGAAGCCGAGGTCAAGGTGGGCCTCAAGATGAACATCGCCGAGAAAAATGTGGCAAAGTTGTTGCAAAGTTTGCCATCTCTGCGTAATCCAACGGTGTCCAACCTCAGTCTTAAAGGCTGGGTGGCCATCGAAACGATCATAGATGAACACGTCGTCCGCGAATTGATCCCGCTGCTGAAAGCCGCGGGCGCGGAAGGCATCATCGAATATCCTTTGAATAAAGTAGTTTACTGA
- a CDS encoding AURKAIP1/COX24 domain-containing protein, translating into MGSLKKRRKSKINKHKRRKQLRANRHKKRTWQK; encoded by the coding sequence ATGGGTTCACTGAAAAAACGCCGCAAGTCGAAAATCAATAAACATAAACGCCGCAAGCAGCTTCGGGCCAACCGCCACAAGAAGCGCACCTGGCAGAAGTAA
- a CDS encoding tetratricopeptide repeat protein, giving the protein MLCGRNRGLLLLLALSFVLLAGCVTPSNRATSLASDQTTVAPPLPEVDDHLVQAYAHYAQGMIYDMDEQPDLALDELAKAAAEDPSNTDLVLDLSRRYLQLKQLDRAQDLLTRATAVPGASGVLFARLAMVDSALDKGPQAVDACATAIKRSPDSIEGYRILFFIQLQKGQHKDALKTLQQAAKVPDTSAEFDLDLVELFVTLEHQAPAETVSAGKTPLEVLHRAAALQPDNAQLRMKLGDSYSALGDITNATQVYLDLVDAYNDLPAARAVVHDKLARIYLREKDYTNATVQLKAIVQDDPANAQAYYLLGSLADDQRQLPEAVDYFQKTLILSEDFEEAYYDLARVQIDINDPKAALETLAKAHTKFQLGFVPEVLTALAYEKQKDFTNAINHFTSAEVIAKASDPKRLNSGFYFDQGAAYERGGDYEEAERCFQKSLELSPDSAEALNYLGYMWADRGVKLEKAHDLIEKAVRLEPKSPAYLDSLGWVLYKLNRPQEALPQLQKAIELSDEPDPTLYDHLGDIYALLKQTDKAREAWTKSLSLDPNTEVRKKLNDVVSKPSQ; this is encoded by the coding sequence ATGCTGTGTGGTCGCAATCGCGGGTTGTTGCTGCTGCTGGCCCTAAGCTTTGTGCTGCTGGCCGGTTGCGTTACGCCGTCTAACCGCGCCACCAGTCTCGCTTCCGATCAAACAACGGTCGCTCCACCGTTGCCGGAAGTGGATGATCACCTCGTTCAGGCTTATGCGCATTACGCGCAGGGCATGATCTATGACATGGACGAACAGCCGGACCTCGCTTTGGATGAATTGGCGAAGGCTGCCGCCGAGGATCCTTCCAACACCGATTTAGTGCTGGATCTTTCCCGCCGTTATCTTCAACTGAAACAACTCGACCGCGCACAGGATTTGTTGACTCGCGCCACGGCGGTTCCCGGAGCTTCGGGAGTTCTCTTTGCGCGCCTGGCGATGGTTGATTCCGCGCTGGACAAGGGGCCGCAAGCGGTGGATGCCTGCGCGACGGCCATCAAGCGCTCCCCTGATTCGATCGAGGGTTATCGTATTTTATTTTTCATCCAACTGCAAAAAGGCCAGCACAAGGATGCGCTGAAAACTTTGCAGCAGGCGGCCAAAGTTCCCGATACGAGCGCGGAATTCGATCTCGATTTGGTGGAGCTTTTCGTGACGCTCGAACATCAGGCGCCGGCGGAAACGGTGTCGGCCGGAAAAACACCGCTGGAAGTTTTGCATCGCGCGGCCGCTTTGCAACCGGACAACGCGCAACTGCGCATGAAACTGGGCGACAGTTACAGCGCGCTTGGAGACATCACCAACGCCACGCAGGTTTATCTTGATCTCGTGGATGCCTATAATGATCTGCCCGCCGCGCGCGCGGTCGTTCACGACAAGCTCGCGCGGATTTATTTGCGCGAAAAGGATTACACGAATGCCACCGTCCAGCTCAAGGCCATTGTCCAGGACGATCCAGCGAATGCGCAAGCGTATTATCTGCTCGGCAGTTTGGCGGATGACCAGCGCCAGTTGCCCGAAGCCGTGGATTATTTTCAGAAGACGCTGATCTTGAGCGAGGATTTTGAGGAAGCATATTACGACCTAGCGCGGGTGCAAATTGATATTAATGATCCCAAGGCCGCACTGGAAACATTGGCGAAGGCGCATACGAAATTTCAACTGGGTTTCGTGCCGGAAGTCCTGACCGCGCTCGCGTACGAGAAACAGAAAGATTTCACCAACGCGATCAATCATTTCACCTCGGCGGAAGTCATCGCAAAAGCTTCCGACCCGAAGCGGTTGAACAGCGGATTTTATTTTGACCAGGGCGCGGCGTATGAACGCGGCGGGGATTATGAAGAGGCCGAGCGTTGCTTTCAGAAAAGTTTGGAGCTTTCGCCGGATTCCGCTGAAGCGTTGAATTACCTTGGTTACATGTGGGCTGACCGCGGCGTCAAACTGGAAAAGGCGCACGACCTCATCGAGAAAGCCGTCAGGCTCGAGCCGAAGAGTCCCGCATATCTCGATAGCCTCGGCTGGGTGCTTTACAAACTGAATCGTCCGCAGGAAGCCTTGCCGCAACTGCAAAAGGCCATCGAACTTTCCGACGAGCCGGACCCCACGCTTTACGATCATCTCGGCGATATTTATGCGCTGCTCAAGCAGACTGACAAGGCGCGCGAAGCGTGGACAAAATCCCTTTCGCTCGATCCCAATACCGAGGTGCGCAAAAAACTGAACGACGTCGTCAGCAAGCCCAGCCAATGA
- a CDS encoding DUF2203 domain-containing protein, translated as MAHKFKKHYTREEASALLPKLREWLDRLVELRSELEKNDRRIAGLMAEGQDTGGELVNQSIKLLSEIKGLLQHFSDREIMIKDLARGLIDFPALIGDREVFLCWEKDEENVEFWHDIDSGFAGREPL; from the coding sequence GTGGCGCATAAATTCAAAAAACATTATACGCGCGAAGAGGCGAGCGCGCTGTTGCCCAAGCTTCGCGAATGGCTTGACCGCCTTGTAGAATTGCGGAGCGAGTTGGAAAAAAATGACCGGCGAATTGCGGGCTTGATGGCGGAAGGGCAGGACACGGGCGGCGAGTTGGTCAATCAGTCCATCAAATTGTTGAGCGAGATCAAGGGACTGCTGCAGCATTTCAGCGACCGTGAAATCATGATCAAGGATCTGGCGCGCGGGCTGATAGATTTTCCCGCGCTGATCGGCGACCGCGAAGTTTTTTTGTGCTGGGAAAAAGACGAGGAAAATGTGGAGTTCTGGCATGATATTGACTCGGGATTTGCGGGGCGGGAACCGTTGTAG
- a CDS encoding ATP-binding cassette domain-containing protein encodes MIKVQNLVKLFGSKRAVDDISYSVERGEVLGFLGPNGAGKSTTMRMITGFIPPSSGSVTVGGFDMAENPIPAKRLIGYLPENAPAYTDMTVFGFLSFCAEIRGLNGDSRRKAVHRAVEMCFLEAVLHQSVETLSKGYRHRTCFAQSIIHDPDVLILDEPTDGLDPNQKHEVRTLIRKMGEKKAIIFSTHILEEVDAVCSRAIIIDRGKIVANGTPQQLRQKSDFAGAVTLRVNGVNAASLNQKLSQLSTVKNIVIVKEEATSVTARITPRSGAANGALAQSIADAATGLRIEELHTEEGRLDEVFRTITMPDTAKEAK; translated from the coding sequence ATGATTAAGGTTCAGAATCTGGTAAAATTATTCGGTTCGAAGCGGGCAGTTGACGACATATCTTATTCGGTAGAACGCGGTGAAGTGCTGGGCTTTCTCGGGCCGAACGGCGCGGGGAAATCCACCACCATGCGCATGATCACGGGGTTCATCCCGCCTTCCTCCGGCTCGGTGACGGTCGGTGGATTCGACATGGCGGAAAATCCCATCCCCGCCAAACGTCTGATCGGTTACCTTCCGGAAAATGCTCCCGCTTACACCGACATGACGGTGTTTGGCTTCCTGAGTTTCTGCGCGGAAATTCGCGGACTCAACGGCGACTCGCGCCGCAAGGCCGTTCATCGCGCCGTCGAAATGTGCTTTCTCGAAGCGGTGCTGCATCAAAGTGTGGAGACGCTTTCCAAGGGCTACCGGCATCGCACCTGTTTCGCGCAATCCATCATTCACGATCCTGACGTGCTGATTCTCGACGAGCCGACCGATGGCCTCGACCCCAATCAAAAGCACGAAGTCCGCACGCTCATCCGCAAGATGGGCGAAAAAAAGGCGATCATTTTTTCGACGCACATCCTGGAAGAAGTGGATGCCGTGTGTTCGCGCGCCATCATCATTGATCGCGGCAAAATCGTCGCCAACGGCACACCGCAACAGCTTCGCCAGAAATCGGATTTCGCCGGCGCGGTCACTTTGCGCGTGAACGGCGTGAATGCCGCGTCGTTGAACCAGAAACTTTCGCAACTTTCGACCGTGAAAAATATTGTCATCGTAAAAGAAGAAGCCACGAGCGTCACCGCACGCATCACGCCGCGGTCCGGCGCGGCCAACGGCGCGCTCGCGCAAAGCATCGCGGACGCGGCGACAGGACTGCGCATCGAAGAATTGCACACGGAGGAAGGGCGGCTGGACGAGGTGTTTCGCACCATCACCATGCCGGACACCGCGAAGGAGGCGAAATGA
- a CDS encoding ABC transporter permease: MNSWANIKAIAKRELVAYFDSPVAYVFIVIFLLLTGFFTFMLGGFFEQGQATLHSFFMWHPWLYLFLVPAAGMRLWSEERRLGTMELLLTMPITPWQAIIGKFLASWLFLAIALVLTFPVIITVNYLGAPDNGVILTSYIGSFLLAGGYLAISCMTSAMTRNQVVSFIISVVLCFLLILVGYPPVTNFLYQVMGFKQSLVETVAAFSVMTHFESLQRGVLDSRDIIFFLSVIIFSLFTTGVIIRSHRAG, translated from the coding sequence ATGAATTCCTGGGCCAACATCAAAGCCATCGCCAAGCGCGAACTCGTCGCGTATTTCGATTCGCCGGTAGCGTATGTGTTCATCGTGATCTTCCTGCTGCTCACGGGATTTTTCACATTCATGCTCGGCGGGTTTTTTGAGCAGGGACAAGCCACGCTGCATTCGTTTTTCATGTGGCATCCGTGGTTGTATTTATTTCTCGTGCCGGCGGCGGGAATGCGTTTGTGGTCCGAGGAGCGAAGACTCGGCACGATGGAATTATTGCTCACCATGCCGATTACTCCGTGGCAGGCGATCATCGGAAAATTTCTGGCGTCATGGTTGTTCCTGGCGATTGCGCTGGTGCTGACATTCCCAGTGATCATCACGGTGAATTATCTTGGCGCGCCGGACAACGGTGTGATCCTTACCAGTTACATCGGCAGTTTCCTGCTCGCGGGCGGTTATCTGGCGATCAGTTGCATGACCTCGGCGATGACGCGCAATCAGGTGGTGAGTTTTATCATTTCGGTGGTGCTGTGCTTCCTGTTGATTCTCGTCGGTTATCCGCCGGTGACGAATTTTCTCTATCAAGTGATGGGCTTCAAGCAATCGCTGGTGGAGACGGTGGCGGCGTTCAGTGTGATGACGCATTTCGAGAGTTTACAGCGCGGCGTGCTCGATTCGCGCGACATCATCTTTTTCCTGTCGGTGATCATTTTCTCGTTGTTCACCACGGGCGTAATCATCCGCAGTCACCGTGCCGGCTAA